From Vicinamibacterales bacterium:
TGGAGACCTCTACCATGTCATCACCAATGAATCGAATACGGTGCGAATCGACACGTTCAACTTCTGGTAGGTAGGCTAGAAGCTGCGACGGACGGTAGTTCTTAAACGTTACGTCGAACTCAATGGGTGTTGACGGGTTGTATGGTGAGAACTCCACGATACGGCTGACGGCATTACGAGCCTTCTCCCGGATCAATGCCCGTCCGGCTAAAGGGTGGAGTGTGCGAGCCGAATGAAAACCGTAAGACCATTTCACGACAGCTCCCTCGATGTCACCGATTACAGATCGCACCTCCTCCACAGCCGCGTCATCACCGGAGACCATGATGACCGGTACGCCGAAGTGACCAGCGATGCTCGCGTTGAAACTACCCTCGGTCATCTCAACGCCGTTGACGTGTACCGCTGCAAGTCTGGCACTCGAAGTAGTGTGGGCGCGGACACCGTTCGGGTTAGTTGTGCTCGAATGGTAGCCGATGAAGATGACGCCATCGAACGTCTCGTCAATTCCCTGCATCATGCCAAGGGGGCGAGGAAAAGACCGAACGATCTGGACATCTTCAGGAAGTTCGTCAATTAGCAGATTCTGTCCGTTACCATGGGAGTCACTTACCAAGATTTGGTCGGCGCCGGCTTCCCGCGCACCTTCGATGGCCGCGATGACTTCCTCAGTGAGGAATTTTCTAAAACGTTGGTATTCAAATCCGCTCGGTCCCAGCTGCTCACTGCTGACTGCTCCAGTGACACCCTCCATATCGGCGGAGATATAGATTTTTAAGCCTCCTTGTTGCCCGTACACATGGCCTATGAGCATCAACCACAGAAAGGCCACTAGAAAAGCGTCTCGCTTTCGTGTTCCTTTATTCATGTCGCACCCTCCTTCAGTCTTAGTCCGACGCAAAATACTCAGTTGCGATCCTGTTTCCTCTTAACTAGGTGATGAGAGTAACGGTTCCCGTGGGGTGTTACCAGTGTCTAATGACCACCCACGGTCAGCCCACAACCGCCCCCGGTAGATTTATCCAGTGCCGGTGGATCCCTGTGGTCACCACTCAGGTATAGTGGGCTTCCTTCTATGTTGGCAATCGAGATATCCAGGCCGGGTGGACCAGAAGTTCTCACTGCAGTCGAACGGCCGAAACCAATACCAGGCCGCAGTGAAATCTTAATTGCCGTGACGGCGGCCGGTGTAAATCGGCCGGATATTATGCAGCGGCAGGGGAAGTACCCGCCACCGCCTGGAGTGTCAGACCTGCCGGGATTGGAAGTCGCAGGAACTGTAGCTGGGTGCGGACCCGATGTTAACAACTGGCACGTTGGTGACAAGATATGTGCACTTGTTCCCGGGGGCGGTTATGCGGAGTACTGCGTTGCCGAGGCATCGGTCGCGCTGCCGATTCCCACCGGTCTTGATTTCATTTCCGCTGCTGCGTTGCCAGAGACCTAC
This genomic window contains:
- a CDS encoding M55 family metallopeptidase yields the protein MNKGTRKRDAFLVAFLWLMLIGHVYGQQGGLKIYISADMEGVTGAVSSEQLGPSGFEYQRFRKFLTEEVIAAIEGAREAGADQILVSDSHGNGQNLLIDELPEDVQIVRSFPRPLGMMQGIDETFDGVIFIGYHSSTTNPNGVRAHTTSSARLAAVHVNGVEMTEGSFNASIAGHFGVPVIMVSGDDAAVEEVRSVIGDIEGAVVKWSYGFHSARTLHPLAGRALIREKARNAVSRIVEFSPYNPSTPIEFDVTFKNYRPSQLLAYLPEVERVDSHRIRFIGDDMVEVSKFFTFMMNYDSSLTP